A region from the Corylus avellana chromosome ca7, CavTom2PMs-1.0 genome encodes:
- the LOC132188179 gene encoding amino acid transporter AVT1C isoform X1 produces MNNSVSDHSFYIESDEEEDVEKEFDKDEGNNNDGNVSDYSDSSADNPQQNKPSSYNTSWPQSYRQSIDLYSSVPSPSIGFLGTPTLSRLGSSFLSSSLTRRHTPETLPSVTKPLLDEQQQQQRRSSHSLLPPIPRRPSIRKGEKASKVSHELPLSRQCSYGQSLLNGINVLCGVGILSTPYAVKEGGWAGLSILFIFAVLSFYTGILLRYCLDSEPGLETYPDIGQAAFGNAGRIAISVILYAELYACCIEYIILESDNLSSLFPNAHLSLGSFDLNSHILFALMTTLAVLPTVWLRDLSVLSYISAGGVVASVLVVLSLFWAGLVNEVGFQSKETTLNLGTLPVAIGLYGYCYSGHAVFPNIYTSMARRNQYPAVLLTCFGICTLMFAGVAVMGYKMFGESTLSQFTLNMPQDLVATKVAVWTTVVNPLTKYALTMTPVAMSLEEFIPANHSKSHIYCVFIRTALVVSTLLVGLAIPFFGLVMSLIGSLLTMLVTLILPCACFLSILRGKITRFQAVLCSIIITVGVISSAFGTYSALSKIVENLSH; encoded by the exons ATGAACAACTCGGTCTCGGATCACAGCTTTTACATTGAGAGTGATGAAGAAGAGGACGTCGAGAAGGAATTCGACAAAGACGAAGGCAACAACAACGATGGAAACGTTTCGGATTACTCCGATTCTTCGGCCGATAACCCGCAGCAGAACAAACCCAGTTCTTATAACACCTCTTGGCCTCAAAGTTACAG GCAGTCTATTGATTTATATAGTAGTGTACCATCTCCAAGCATTGGGTTTCTGGGCACTCCTACATTGTCAAGATTAGGCAGTTCATTTCTTTCCTCATCACTAACAAGAAGACACACTCCAGAAACATTACCATCTGTGACAAAACCGTTGTTAGATGAGCAACAGCAGCAACAGAGACGTAGTTCGCATTCTCTGCTTCCTCCCATTCCAAGAAGACCTTCTATTAGGAAGGGTGAGAAAGCATCAAAGGTTTCACATGAACTCCCACTTTCTCGCCAATGCTCATATGGACAATCTTTGCTAAATG GTATAAATGTTCTATGTGGAGTTGGAATCCTTTCAACTCCTTATGCTGTCAAAGAAGGAGGATGGGCTGGACTctctattttgtttatatttgcaGTGCTTTCTTTTTATACGGGAATCCTCCTGCGCTACTGCTTGGATAGTGAACCTGGGCTTGAGACATATCCAGACATTGGCCAAGCTGCATTTGGTAATGCTGGCCGCATTGCTATCTCG GTAATATTATATGCGGAACTATAT GCTTGTTGcattgaatatataattttggAGAGTGACAACTTGTCTTCACTATTTCCAAATGCGCACCTAAGTTTGGGTTCATTCGACTTAAATTCACACATTCTGTTTGCATTGATGACAACCCTTGCTGTTCTTCCTACTGTTTGGCTTCGAGACCTCAGTGTTCTTAGTTATATATCTG CTGGTGGAGTCGTTGCATCAGTCCTGGTAGTCCTAAGCTTGTTTTGGGCTGGTCTGGTCAATGAAGTTGGCTTCCAAAGCAAAGAGACAACACTGAACCTTGGAACTCTTCCGGTTGCCATTGGTCTCTATGGTTACTGCTACTCAGGACATGCAGTTTTCCCGAATATCTATACTTCAATGGCAAGACGAAACCAATACCCTGCAGTCCTCTTAACATG CTTTGGTATTTGTACTTTGATGTTTGCTGGGGTTGCTGTTATGGGTTACAAAATGTTTGGAGAATCAACACTGTCGCAGTTCACTCTTAACATGCCCCAGGATTTGGTTGCGACGAAGGTCGCTGTGTGGACTACG GTAGTTAACCCTTTAACCAAATAT GCGTTAACTATGACGCCCGTTGCGATGAGCTTGGAGGAGTTTATACCAGCAAACCACAGCAAGTCCCATATATATTGTGTCTTCATTAGAACAGCACTGGTGGTGTCTACCTTGCTTGTGGGTCTCGCCATCCCCTTCTTCG GTCTGGTAATGTCATTGATTGGATCTTTGCTCACAATGCTTGTA ACTTTGATACTTCCTTGTGCTTGTTTCCTGAGCATCTTGAGGGGGAAAATAACCCGTTTTCAG gCAGTACTTTGCAGTATAATTATTACTGTAGGTGTCATATCATCTGCCTTTGGAACATATTCAGCCCTCTCGAAAATTGTTGAGAACTTGAGCCATTGA
- the LOC132188182 gene encoding thioredoxin-like 3-2, chloroplastic: MSEVLVRLRPSPKPLIAGTSRDPSRDFRRPTDGNLVVSGSGARAFSLSRKALVFPGKICVVGGKSSSKLSASTQEGSLQGIDDSPVSVELHPVCSETQFDRVLAEAQQLEELVIFVWMAGWCRKCIYLKPKLEKLAADYYPRLRFYRIDVNTVPHKLVTRAGVTKMPTIQLWKDSKKQAEVIGSHKAYLVINEVRQMIENEDAM, from the exons ATGTCCGAGGTTCTTGTGCGGCTCCGACCCAGTCCCAAACCCCTGATAGCGGGGACCTCGCGTGACCCGTCACGTGACTTCCGGAGACCAACTGATGGAAATCTCGTGGTTTCAGGCTCAGGCGCCAGAGCATTTTCTCTGTCCAGGAAAGCGCTGGTTTTTCCCGGGAAAATTTGTGTGGTCGGAGGGAAGTCTTCATCGAAGCTAAGCGCTTCGACCCAAGAGGGGTCGTTGCAGGGGATCGATGACTCGCCCGTGTCCGTGGAGCTCCATCCCGTTTGCAGCGAGACCCAGTTCGATCGGGTGCTCGCGGAGGCTCAGCAGCTCGAGGAACTGGTCATCTTCGTTTG GATGGCAGGCTGGTGCAGAAAATGTATATATTTGAAACCCAAACTGGAAAAGTTGGCTGCAGATTACTATCCAAG ATTACGGTTCTACCGCATTGATGTTAATACAGTTCCACACAAGCTTGTCACTCGTGCTGGAGTCACT AAGATGCCTACTATACAG CTGTGGAAGGATAGCAAGAAACAAGCTGAGGTCATTGGTAGCCACAAAGCGTATTTAGTAATCAATGAAGTCCGTCAAATGATTGAGAATGAGGATGCCATGTAA
- the LOC132188179 gene encoding amino acid transporter AVT1C isoform X2, with protein sequence MNNSVSDHSFYIESDEEEDVEKEFDKDEGNNNDGNVSDYSDSSADNPQQNKPSSYNTSWPQSYRQSIDLYSSVPSPSIGFLGTPTLSRLGSSFLSSSLTRRHTPETLPSVTKPLLDEQQQQQRRSSHSLLPPIPRRPSIRKGEKASKVSHELPLSRQCSYGQSLLNGINVLCGVGILSTPYAVKEGGWAGLSILFIFAVLSFYTGILLRYCLDSEPGLETYPDIGQAAFGNAGRIAISVILYAELYACCIEYIILESDNLSSLFPNAHLSLGSFDLNSHILFALMTTLAVLPTVWLRDLSVLSYISAGGVVASVLVVLSLFWAGLVNEVGFQSKETTLNLGTLPVAIGLYGYCYSGHAVFPNIYTSMARRNQYPAVLLTCFGICTLMFAGVAVMGYKMFGESTLSQFTLNMPQDLVATKVAVWTTVVNPLTKYPFSDICC encoded by the exons ATGAACAACTCGGTCTCGGATCACAGCTTTTACATTGAGAGTGATGAAGAAGAGGACGTCGAGAAGGAATTCGACAAAGACGAAGGCAACAACAACGATGGAAACGTTTCGGATTACTCCGATTCTTCGGCCGATAACCCGCAGCAGAACAAACCCAGTTCTTATAACACCTCTTGGCCTCAAAGTTACAG GCAGTCTATTGATTTATATAGTAGTGTACCATCTCCAAGCATTGGGTTTCTGGGCACTCCTACATTGTCAAGATTAGGCAGTTCATTTCTTTCCTCATCACTAACAAGAAGACACACTCCAGAAACATTACCATCTGTGACAAAACCGTTGTTAGATGAGCAACAGCAGCAACAGAGACGTAGTTCGCATTCTCTGCTTCCTCCCATTCCAAGAAGACCTTCTATTAGGAAGGGTGAGAAAGCATCAAAGGTTTCACATGAACTCCCACTTTCTCGCCAATGCTCATATGGACAATCTTTGCTAAATG GTATAAATGTTCTATGTGGAGTTGGAATCCTTTCAACTCCTTATGCTGTCAAAGAAGGAGGATGGGCTGGACTctctattttgtttatatttgcaGTGCTTTCTTTTTATACGGGAATCCTCCTGCGCTACTGCTTGGATAGTGAACCTGGGCTTGAGACATATCCAGACATTGGCCAAGCTGCATTTGGTAATGCTGGCCGCATTGCTATCTCG GTAATATTATATGCGGAACTATAT GCTTGTTGcattgaatatataattttggAGAGTGACAACTTGTCTTCACTATTTCCAAATGCGCACCTAAGTTTGGGTTCATTCGACTTAAATTCACACATTCTGTTTGCATTGATGACAACCCTTGCTGTTCTTCCTACTGTTTGGCTTCGAGACCTCAGTGTTCTTAGTTATATATCTG CTGGTGGAGTCGTTGCATCAGTCCTGGTAGTCCTAAGCTTGTTTTGGGCTGGTCTGGTCAATGAAGTTGGCTTCCAAAGCAAAGAGACAACACTGAACCTTGGAACTCTTCCGGTTGCCATTGGTCTCTATGGTTACTGCTACTCAGGACATGCAGTTTTCCCGAATATCTATACTTCAATGGCAAGACGAAACCAATACCCTGCAGTCCTCTTAACATG CTTTGGTATTTGTACTTTGATGTTTGCTGGGGTTGCTGTTATGGGTTACAAAATGTTTGGAGAATCAACACTGTCGCAGTTCACTCTTAACATGCCCCAGGATTTGGTTGCGACGAAGGTCGCTGTGTGGACTACG GTAGTTAACCCTTTAACCAAATATCCTTTTTCTGATATATGTTGCTAA
- the LOC132188184 gene encoding probable protein S-acyltransferase 15, with the protein MKCERFLTIPVSAVFLSMGFVYYITIFVFMEDWVGLQSSAGSLNSLIFSFLSFLCLFSFFSCVLIDPGLVPASYIPDVEESGGSDKETDKNVAQSTRCDKCSTYKPPRAHHCRVCRRCVLRMDHHCQWINNCVGYWNYKAFFILVLYATIGSIYSTVIVITCSCQKDFGGKVSLKTFYIICGAAMIGLSVTLATLLGWHIYLIIHNMTTIEYYDEVRAMWMARKTGQSYRRPFDLGVYKNITLVLGTNMLKWLCPTSVSHLKDGLTFPISRDNS; encoded by the exons ATGAAGTGCGAAAGATTTCTCACCATCCCCGTCTCTGCGGTGTTCCTGTCGATGGGTTTCGTCTATTACATCACAATTTTCGTTTTCATGGAGGATTGGGTCGGGTTGCAGAGCTCAGCCGGATCTTTGAActctctgattttctctttcttgtcttttctttgtcttttctctttcttttcttgtgttCTGATTGACCCAGGTCTCGTCCCGGCTTCGTATATCCCTGATGTTGAGGAAAGTGGGGGCTCGGATAAGGAAACCGACAAAAAT GTTGCACAGTCAACGCGTTGTGACAAGTGCTCTACATACAAGCCTCCTAGGGCTCATCATTGCCGCGTCTGCAGAAGGTGTGTTTTGAGGATG GATCATCACTGTCAGTGGATAAATAATTGTGTTGGCTATTGGAACTATAAGGCCTTTTTTATACTTGTCCTATATGCAACTATAGGTAGCATCTACTCTACG GTTATTGTAATAAcctgttcatgtcaaaaggatTTTGGCGGAAAGGTTTCCCTCAAGACTTTCTAT ATTATTTGCGGAGCAGCGATGATTGGCTTGAGTGTAACACTAGCAACTCTTTTGGGTTGGCATATCTACCTTATCATTCATAATATGACAACCATAGAG TATTATGATGAAGTAAGGGCAATGTGGATGGCTAGGAAAACTGGTCAGAGCTATCGACGTCCATTTGACCTTGGTGTTTACAAAAACATTAccttg GTCCTGGGTACAAACATGCTGAAATGGTTGTGCCCCACGTCTGTGAGCCATCTAAAAGATGGCCTCACCTTCCCTATTTCACGTGACAATTCATAA